TCCCAAAATGGCGAAGATGATAGCGGAGCGCTATAAACTACATTGTGCTAAATTCACTTCAAAAAAAGATGTCTTAGCATACGCTGACGAGGTGTTTCAGCTTCTCAATAAGGAATACGAAAACATCCATGGTTTTTCTGTGCTTTCTCCCAGTCAGATTGAAGCTCTAAAAAAGCAATTCATTCCTCTGATTAGGCTAAAATACATATCTGTTGTAACGAATGCCGAAAATAGAGTAGTCGGATTTGGCATTTGCCTGCCCTCACTTTCAAAAGCATTTCAGAAGTGTCGGGGCCGTTTGTTTCCATTTGGAACTTTGCATATTTTAAAAGCCCTCTATTTTAACGATATAATAGACTCATTACTCATAGCTATCCACAGCGAATATAGAGAAAAAGGTGTTAATGCGTTAATATTTAATGATATTGGTTGCGCAATTATTGCTGATGGGATTAAATTTATTGAGACTACACGTGAACTGGAACACAATTTTCTTGTGCAGAACCTGTGGAGCAAGCTCGAGTACAGACAGCACAAAAAGGCAAGATGTTATGTAAAATCCCTACAAACAATATAATAGAACATCCAAGGATTTATACTATCGGATAATAACAGCATGCTACATGCATTCGATAAAATACATAAAATTCTCAAGGTAATCTAATTCGACTGACAACAACGGTAAAGAATGCTACACTTGTATTATCAGGAGGAGGGGCAAGAGGATTTGCCCATATCGGGGCGATAGAGGAAATTGAAAGCCGCGGATATGTTATAAAATCAATTGCCGGCACATCAATGGATGCGCTGGTAGGAGGAGTGTACGCAGTTGGAAAAATGAACGAGTATAAAGAGTGGGTTTACAACCTGCACAAGCAGGACATCCTTAAAATGCTGGATTTCTCTTTCAGTAACCAGGGGCTGATTAAGGGCGATAAGGTGTTGAAAAAAATGAAAGCATTTATTCCGGATGCAAATATTGAAGAACTGAAAATAAAATATACTGCTACCGCCTTTGATCTGGCTCAACATAAAGAAATTGTGTTTAGTGAGGGAAGTCTGTACAATGCAATAAGAGCATCCATTGCTATTCCCACGGTATTCACCCCGGTAGTCAGCGGTGATTCAGTGCTTGTGGATGGCGGCGTTGTAAACAACATCCCGATAAATAATGCAATCAGAACAGCAAATGACATTGTGATCGCCGTATATGTAAATGCAGATGTTCCGGCGCATCAGATGAATATATCAGATAAAAGCAAGAAACATGACCTATACATTCAGAAAATCAATGAGTTTAAGAAGAGTCTGTTTAAGTTAGATCCTATGGATCAAAAAAAGAAGTTTCATTACTTTGATCTGATAAACGACACCATAGCAGCCGTAACGAATCATCTGGCAACAACAATCCTAAAAAATACGCCGCCAGATATTTAAATAGAAATCTCAAAAAAATCTTGTGGAACATTTGACTTTAATAAGGCAGAGGAACTTGTAGAAATGGGAAGGTATGCGACCAGGGAAAAACTTGATACGTTTCTTGTTAGATCCAATTCATGAGCCATGAGATCAGCAAAAATGGGTTCGCAAAAGTGAACGACGCAACTAGATGGTGAGGAGGAATATATTATTTTTTCTGAGTTTAAGTTCCTTAAAAATCCTAAAACACTTACATTTGCCTCTCATCACGAACCTATGCAAGCCCACTCAAGCCAAAGTTCTGCCATTGAAAAGCGTTTGATTCTGCAAAGCCTTGTTTGGCCGGCAGCTTTTGTTGCCGTGCTATGGCTGATCAAAGCCATTGAGCTTCTGACTGATACAAGCTTTTCGGAATACGGAATGCATCCACGCTCTGTAAAAGGGCTCTTCGGCATCTTCACCTACCCTTTTCTGCACAAAGACATCGGCCATCTGAGCGCTAATTCCTTGCCCATGTTGGTACTCGGCACCGCTCTTTTTTATTATTACGTAAAACAAGGGCGCATTATCTTTCTGCAAATGCTTATTATCTCGGGTCTGTGGTTGTGGATTCTTGGTGAACCTGGCAGCATACATATTGGCGCCAGCGGTTTGGTGTATGGGTTGGCTGCTTTCCATATTACCGCAGGCATGATCAAGCGCAATAAGCGATTAATGGCTTTCGCATTGTTGGTGCTGTTTCTTTACGGAAGTCTGGTATGGGGTGTCTTCCCCGATTTCTTCCCACATAAAAATATCTCCTGGGAAGGCCACCTTACCGGACTGGTTGCCGGTATAATCCTTGCCTGGTACCACCGCGACAAAGGACCTCAACGCGATCGTTACCAATGGGAATGGGATGAGCTGGAAGAAGATGATGAGGATGAAACTGAAACCGGCAATGAATACTACAAATCGGACAGTACTTACGGTGGAACCAATAGAACCGAATCATAAAGGTGCTATGATTCAAGAACAGCGATATCAGGGCCTGATTGCAGCATGTGGAATGAACTGCGGATTATGTATTGGATATCTGCGGGAAAAGAAACCCTGTGGAGGATGCTTCAAGAAAGATGACTTGAACAAACCCAATGTTTGCCGACGCTGTGCCATCATAAATTGTGAGTCATTGAAGAAAACAGAATCAGGATTTTGTTATGATTGTGATAGGTTTCCTTGTTCGAGATTAAAACAGCTTGATAGTCGTTACCGGACAAAATACAGAATGAGCATGATAGATAATCTCATTTTCATCAGAGATAATGGAATGGAAAGATTTTTGGAAAATGAGCAAAAAAGATGGACTTGCGTTAGCTGTGGTTCCGGGATTTCGGTACACAGAGATTTTTGTTTGCATTGTAAGAGCAATGTTTTACCGCTTACATGATTATTCAAAATTCAAAATTGAGTCTACTCCGAAAAGTATATCTGCCCCTAAATCCCCTAAA
This portion of the Bacteroidales bacterium genome encodes:
- a CDS encoding rhomboid family intramembrane serine protease, encoding MQAHSSQSSAIEKRLILQSLVWPAAFVAVLWLIKAIELLTDTSFSEYGMHPRSVKGLFGIFTYPFLHKDIGHLSANSLPMLVLGTALFYYYVKQGRIIFLQMLIISGLWLWILGEPGSIHIGASGLVYGLAAFHITAGMIKRNKRLMAFALLVLFLYGSLVWGVFPDFFPHKNISWEGHLTGLVAGIILAWYHRDKGPQRDRYQWEWDELEEDDEDETETGNEYYKSDSTYGGTNRTES
- a CDS encoding patatin-like phospholipase family protein; this encodes MRLTTTVKNATLVLSGGGARGFAHIGAIEEIESRGYVIKSIAGTSMDALVGGVYAVGKMNEYKEWVYNLHKQDILKMLDFSFSNQGLIKGDKVLKKMKAFIPDANIEELKIKYTATAFDLAQHKEIVFSEGSLYNAIRASIAIPTVFTPVVSGDSVLVDGGVVNNIPINNAIRTANDIVIAVYVNADVPAHQMNISDKSKKHDLYIQKINEFKKSLFKLDPMDQKKKFHYFDLINDTIAAVTNHLATTILKNTPPDI